The Bacillus sp. NEB1478 genome contains the following window.
GCAATCAGGTTTTTGAAGTTTTCGTTTTTAGCAACGAAATCTGTTTCAGAGTTCACTTCAAGGATTACCGCTTTGTTGCCATCAACAACAACTGAAGTTAATCCTTCAGCAGCGATGCGGTCTGCTTTTTTAGCAGCTTTCGCAATACCTTTTTCACGAAGATAATCAACCGCTTGTTCCATGTTTCCATCAGTTTCAGTTAATGCTTTTTTACAATCCATCATACCTGCGCCTGTTTTTTCACGCAATTCTTTAACCATTTGTGCTGTAATAGCCATGATTTTTGCCTCCTTGTGTAATATGTAGTTCTTTACATTTAAAAAGGTGATAAAGGGTCATCCCCTCTACCACCCTTGTGCATTCCATTTAATTAATTAAGCAGTTGTTTCTTCTTCAGCAGCTTCTGCTACTTCTTCTCCGCCTTGGTTAGCTTCGATGATAGCGTCAGCCATCTTACCAGTAAGAAGTTTAACTGCACGGATAGCGTCATCGTTACCAGGGATAACGTGATCTACTTCATCCGGGTCACAGTTAGTATCAACGATAGCAATGATCGGAATGTTTAATTTACGAGCTTCAGCAATCGCAATACGCTCTTTACGAGGGTCAACTACGAATAATGCATCTGGAAGCTTGTTCATTTCTTTAATTCCGCCTAAGAACTTTTCAAGACGTTCCATTTCTTTTTTAAGAAGGATAACTTCTTTCTTAGGAAGTACTTCAAAAGTACCATCTTCTTGCATTTTTTCAAGATCCTTCAAACGGTTGATACGCTTGCGGATTGTACCGAAGTTAGTTAATGTACCACCTAACCAGCGTTGGTTGATGTAGTACATGTCAGAACGTTCAGCTTCTTCCTTAACTGAATCTTGAGCTTGCTTTTTAGTACCAACGAAAAGGATTTTTCCGCCGTCTGCTGCGATGTTACGCATAACATTGTAGCATTCTTCTACTTTCTTTACCGTCTTTTGAAGATCGATAATGTAGATACCGTTTCTTTCTGTGAAAATGTAACGAGACATTTTCGGATTCCAACGGCGAGTCTGATGACCAAAGTGTACACCAGCTTCTAACAATTGTTTCATTGAAATTACTGCCATAATGGCACCTCCTAGGTTTTTTCCTCCGTTTGTTTCAGCTTCAAGCAATAACTGCAAATAAGCAGCACCACATTGCTTAAATCCACAAACGTGTGTGATTAACACCGAGAAATAATATAACATATTTCGCGTTGTTTCCGCAAGTCCTTAATCATTGTTTAACCATAAAATCTTAAAAGGAGCTCAATTTCTCCTTTGCCGCGATTTAACTTTTTCGCAATTTCAGTTGAAGAAAACCCTTGTTTCGACAATATTATGACTTCTTTTTTGTCTTTATCTTCATCTATCTTTTCATTTTGTAGAATTGAAGATGAATCAGAATCGTTATTTGTAATAGGCTCAGTTTCATCATTTTGTTTTAAATTTGATTCATATTGATATTTTAAAATAAGTTGCTTTAATTTTTCATTCTCGTCTTTCATTTCCACAGAGAACTCTTCTAAGAGTATTTCTATGTCTTGCATTTCTTGTCCATTTAACGAACTGGTCTTAATTTGCTCACCTTTTTTCCATAATATAAAGATAAAATAAAGTGAGGCAATATGCAGTAGTATACTTATAAAAATAAAAATGCTCATCGGTAATCACCTACCCCGAATAATCGATATTCATGCCTATGTACGGATGCTTGTTTCCCGCAGAATTTTTGTCTGTTAGATTTTCCTGATTGTTTTTATGAAATACACTTTGATCTGTTTTCTCTTTTTTCGTTACTTTCTTTGAATCCAAATGAGAGCTTTTGCGATTGGATTCTGTTGTATGAAATTGTTGAAGCAATCCTTTTTGCGAAAGATCATTTGCTGTTTTTGCAGCATCAATCGTCCTTGGAATAGCTACTTGAAGTTCAATTAATTTCAAACTCACAGGCTTCACATCCTCATTACAGCTTTATAGGGAATGTATTACGATTTCCTTATCTTCCATAAATACTTTTGCTGAGTGAAATGGGGACTGAACTTTTCGTTTATACTTCCCCATACTAATTTCTACATTTGGATATAAGGTTCCTTTTATCGTAATTTGAGCTTTCTCATTCTGTTCTGAAGTAATATGCTTGATTTTTTCTACATTCAACATTGATAACTGCTCAGCCGTTTGATTCAAAGTCATTTCAATTCTATTTATCGTTGATTGGCTTGAACCCGATGGTTGTGCTGATTGTCTCACAATCGCATCTTTTAATTGTTGAAGCTTTTCTAAAGTTTTCTGCAACTCGGTAATTTTTTGTTCTATTTCCATTATTGATTGGTTGTCTAACTCTTGCTCTTCCATATATATAAACGTTTTTGTATACGTTTCATTTCCGATTTCATTTGCATGAATCTGGTTTCCTGCCTTAATTGTCCCACCAGAAATATTCCCTTTAGCTGTTACACAAAAAATGTTATTTCCTGCTTCACAGTGACTGTAGAGGATCGATTGTGCCACTTCAATACTTTCCCCCGCTAAAATCCTGCCTTGGTTCACATAAAGACTTGTGAAATTCCCCCCGCATCGAATGGAGCCTTTCCCTTGTCCTAAAACACCTCCAGCGATTACGATTGACCCTGGAGTAGTAATTTCAGCTGCTTCTACCAGGCCTTCAATACGGATGTCACCTTTAGCTTGAATTTTAAAGCCAGAAGGTACATCTCCTGTTACATGCACATTTCCTATAAAATCTATATGACCCGTTTTCAATGACAGATCGCCATTCACTCGATAAACCGGATAAACATTAACACTATGAGTATTAAAACTCACCTCTCCGTCAGCCGTTGCATAGATTCCCAGATCTTCCAAATGAAAAAACGTATTTTCTCCATTTTTTATATTTATTTCTTTCCCGTTTTTAGCAGGAATCGGTTTTCCAAAGACTGATATTCCAGGTCTTCCTTCAGTAGCGGTTTTTTTGCGGGCAATCAGCTGTCCAGACGAAACGGTAGGAATCTTTAAGAGCCTTTTAAAATCTATTCTGACATTACTATCATGTTCAATAGTAAATTCTGTACCAATGACAGGTACTAGCTGTGCAGCAGCCCCATCTTCTGGAAGCTTCCCTTCAGCTATAATGACCGGAAAATGAATGCCTTCAAGGTTTTGCATCAACTGATAAACAACTTCAGATCGAATTCCGTGTTGAATGTTTTTTTCTTTTAACCATTTTGATACCATATCTTCCGTGATATCTATGTTTGAAAAATCAACATGATCTTTTTTAAACAAAATTGCTTTCGTATCTTTGTCTTTAGTTTCAATGCTGAACCACTGATCCATTTCTCCTTAACCCCTTACATATAACGTTTAAGAACCTGCCTAATTCTAAACAATGCTTTTGAGTGAATTTGTGAAATTCTAGATGTGGATAAACCAAGCACTTGGCCGATTTCAGTCAATGTTAATTCTTCGTAATAGAACAAACTTACAACAAGCTGTTCTTTTTCTGATAGTTCTTTAATTACACTTGCAAGTTCCTTATGGAGCTCTTCTTGAAGAAGACTGTTCTCAGGTGTTATTACCTTTTTATCTTCAATGGTATACGAGACTTTTTCGCGGCTATCCGATTCTTTGTTCTCCTCATCGATCGATAGAACATTAGCAAGGAAACTCTCAGACATAACAGATGTGACTTCATTTTCTGTAAACCCAATTTCCTCTGCTACTTCTTTCGGGCTGACAGTACGAAGGTTTTGCTGCTCTAACCTTTCAATAGCCGCTTCAACCTTTTTTGTTTTTTCTCGCATACTGCGCGGTAGCCAATCTTCCCTTCGAAGTCCATCAAGTATTGCACCCCTGATTCTAAAAGATGCATATGTATCAAACTTCAAATCTCGCTCCGGCTCAAATTTCTTTAATGCATCATATAACCCGAGCATCCCGAGTGATCGAAGCTCATCTTTATTGACGCTTTTAGGCAGGCCTACCGATATACGCTGTACATGATAGTTAACAAGGGGCATATATGCACGAAGCAGTACATCACCTGCTTCACGATCACGGCTCTTGTTCCATTTTTCCCAACAAGATTGTTCTTCTACTAAAGATGGCTCCGTCATGGTAATCCTCCTCTTTTATTAGTGAAATTCCTTACAAAATTTTTGTACCCATGTTCACAGTTTTGATTGACAGTTGTGCACTTTCAGGATTAAATTCAATTGTTCTGCCGCTTGAACCGCCAACATCACTTGCAATAATAGGTATACCTAACTCTGCTAACATTGTTTTTACACTCTCTACATTTCTTGGTCCAATTCTCATCATTTCACTGCCAGAAGTAAATTGGAACATCTGCGCTCCACCAGCAATCTTTGCTTTCAGATTTCTTCTGATAGCCCCTTTTTTTATTAGCATGTCATACAACGTTTTGATGGCTGTATCTGCATACTTTCCAATATTAAGGGAGGCTGCTTTTGCTAAAGTGGAATCTGGCAGCATAACATGAGCCAGGCCAGCTATTTTTTTTACTTCGTCATACAGAACAACACCAACACAAGATCCTAGACCTGTTGTCCTAATAGTGTCAGGTGGTACTGCAAGATCTAACTCAGCAATCCCCACTTTTACGATGTCACTCATGCCAATGGAACTCCTAGTGATTTAAAAATTTTTTCAAACGATCCTGGATCAGGCAGCAGAAAAAAGTGTCCTTTAACTTCGTCATCATTTTTCATGTCAACAAAAGCAGTATCAATTACAATTGCAAAATCACTCACAGTTGATATTTCTAACAAACCGAAACTGAGAATAGCTCCTGCCATATCAATACTTGTCGCAGGAACAGAAGGCTGGAGGTTCAGTTTTGTAAAATCAGAAAACGCTGTTAGATAAGACCCTGATAATATATTGCCTATCTCTTGCAGTGCAGATAGAGACATTTCAGAGGTAAAACCATCCTCGAGCTGTATATCATGCCCTCCAAAAATATCAAAAAGCAGCTGTTCAGCCTGTTTTAAAGGAAGCATAAAGAACATACAGCCTGGAGCTTCTCCTACAATTCTTAAAAAAACGGAGGCTACAATATTCTCAGAGCCACCAACCATTTCAGTAATCTCATCAAATGAAATTACTTTGACGGATGGCACCTTCATATCAACTGCTTTATTTAATAGGGTAGAAAGAGCAGTCGCAGAATGACCCGCTCCGATATTTCCAATTTCACGAAGGATATCGAGATGTATAGGTTTAATTTTTGTGAAATCCATCCTACCTGCTTCTTTCTGAATGCGTCATTACATCCAGCTTTTCTGGATTAAGCACTTTATAAAGATCCACTAACACAAGTAGTCTTTTATCCACTTTTGCTACACTTTTGATATACTCTGCATCTACACCCCCAACTACTTCTGGCGGCGCTTCAATAGTTTCAGCATTTAAGTCGAGCACATCGTTTGCAGCATCTACAATCAATCCTGCTTCCATCGTTCCAACGGATACAATTATGATACGTGTTGAATCTGTATATTCCATTTCTTCTAATTCAAACCGTGATCGCAAATCAATAATCGGTGTAACAATCCCTCTTAAATTAATTACCCCTTTAATGAAAGGAGCCGTTCTTGGAATTCTTGTAATGTGCTGCATTCTTTCAATGGATTTTACATCCTGAACTGGTACTGCGTACTCTTCATCTTTTAATTGAAAAACAATTACTTTTAGATCATTTATTTCTGACATTTTATCGACCCCTTGTTATTTAATAAGAGCGTTGCAATCTAAAATTAAAGCCGCTTGTCCATCACCTAATATCGTAGCTCCTGAAATTGCAAAGACTGAGGTTAAATATTCACCGAGAGATTTTAGCACGATTTCTTGCTGGCCAATGAATGAATCAACAACCAGTGCAGCCATCTTATCTCCTTTTTTCACTATGACAACTGGTAAGTGACTGCTTTCGCCAAGCGTTAAAGGTACTTCAAAGATTTCTTTTAAGAAAACTAAAGGTACAACTTTACCTCTGAAGTCGATCACTTTCTGATTATGAGCAGTAAGGATTTCTTCTTTTTTGATAATAGCTGTTTCTATTATGGAAGAAAGTGGTATCGCATACTTTTCTTTTTGTACTTCAATCAGCATGACAGACATGATCGATAAGG
Protein-coding sequences here:
- a CDS encoding chemotaxis protein CheC — its product is MDFTKIKPIHLDILREIGNIGAGHSATALSTLLNKAVDMKVPSVKVISFDEITEMVGGSENIVASVFLRIVGEAPGCMFFMLPLKQAEQLLFDIFGGHDIQLEDGFTSEMSLSALQEIGNILSGSYLTAFSDFTKLNLQPSVPATSIDMAGAILSFGLLEISTVSDFAIVIDTAFVDMKNDDEVKGHFFLLPDPGSFEKIFKSLGVPLA
- a CDS encoding DUF6115 domain-containing protein, encoding MSIFIFISILLHIASLYFIFILWKKGEQIKTSSLNGQEMQDIEILLEEFSVEMKDENEKLKQLILKYQYESNLKQNDETEPITNNDSDSSSILQNEKIDEDKDKKEVIILSKQGFSSTEIAKKLNRGKGEIELLLRFYG
- the rpsB gene encoding 30S ribosomal protein S2, translated to MAVISMKQLLEAGVHFGHQTRRWNPKMSRYIFTERNGIYIIDLQKTVKKVEECYNVMRNIAADGGKILFVGTKKQAQDSVKEEAERSDMYYINQRWLGGTLTNFGTIRKRINRLKDLEKMQEDGTFEVLPKKEVILLKKEMERLEKFLGGIKEMNKLPDALFVVDPRKERIAIAEARKLNIPIIAIVDTNCDPDEVDHVIPGNDDAIRAVKLLTGKMADAIIEANQGGEEVAEAAEEETTA
- a CDS encoding chemotaxis protein CheD; this encodes MSDIVKVGIAELDLAVPPDTIRTTGLGSCVGVVLYDEVKKIAGLAHVMLPDSTLAKAASLNIGKYADTAIKTLYDMLIKKGAIRRNLKAKIAGGAQMFQFTSGSEMMRIGPRNVESVKTMLAELGIPIIASDVGGSSGRTIEFNPESAQLSIKTVNMGTKIL
- a CDS encoding FapA family protein, with translation MDQWFSIETKDKDTKAILFKKDHVDFSNIDITEDMVSKWLKEKNIQHGIRSEVVYQLMQNLEGIHFPVIIAEGKLPEDGAAAQLVPVIGTEFTIEHDSNVRIDFKRLLKIPTVSSGQLIARKKTATEGRPGISVFGKPIPAKNGKEINIKNGENTFFHLEDLGIYATADGEVSFNTHSVNVYPVYRVNGDLSLKTGHIDFIGNVHVTGDVPSGFKIQAKGDIRIEGLVEAAEITTPGSIVIAGGVLGQGKGSIRCGGNFTSLYVNQGRILAGESIEVAQSILYSHCEAGNNIFCVTAKGNISGGTIKAGNQIHANEIGNETYTKTFIYMEEQELDNQSIMEIEQKITELQKTLEKLQQLKDAIVRQSAQPSGSSQSTINRIEMTLNQTAEQLSMLNVEKIKHITSEQNEKAQITIKGTLYPNVEISMGKYKRKVQSPFHSAKVFMEDKEIVIHSL
- a CDS encoding chemotaxis protein CheW; translated protein: MSEINDLKVIVFQLKDEEYAVPVQDVKSIERMQHITRIPRTAPFIKGVINLRGIVTPIIDLRSRFELEEMEYTDSTRIIIVSVGTMEAGLIVDAANDVLDLNAETIEAPPEVVGGVDAEYIKSVAKVDKRLLVLVDLYKVLNPEKLDVMTHSERSR
- a CDS encoding FliA/WhiG family RNA polymerase sigma factor, with the protein product MTEPSLVEEQSCWEKWNKSRDREAGDVLLRAYMPLVNYHVQRISVGLPKSVNKDELRSLGMLGLYDALKKFEPERDLKFDTYASFRIRGAILDGLRREDWLPRSMREKTKKVEAAIERLEQQNLRTVSPKEVAEEIGFTENEVTSVMSESFLANVLSIDEENKESDSREKVSYTIEDKKVITPENSLLQEELHKELASVIKELSEKEQLVVSLFYYEELTLTEIGQVLGLSTSRISQIHSKALFRIRQVLKRYM